The Tistrella bauzanensis sequence TCGATCTTCGACGTGCCATCCAGATTGAGCGACGTGTTGCCAGACCCTTGAATCAATCGGTCGATATCCTGGCTGAAATAGCCGAGATCGGCGGTGATGCGACCGCCAAGGAAGGATTGCTCGACGCCCGCATCCCAGCCGCGCGCCCGTTCGGGCTTCAGGTCTGGATTTCCCCGATAGCTGGCCGAATAGCCGAACAATTCAAACAGGGTCGGGTTCTTCACCCCGGTGCCATAGGATGTGCGCAGCCGCGTGCCGGTGCCGTCGATCACCCAGGCCGCGGTCAGCCGGTAGGTGGCGGCATCATCGAACAACTCGTTCTGATCCACCCGGCCGGCCACCGACAGGAACAGGCTGTTGAACAAGCCCAGCCGGTATTCGGCGGCATAGCCAGTGGCATCGAAGGCCCGATCGACCGACGACCAGTCGCTGTGGGTGCGCACGGTCTCGCGCTCATACTCCGCCGCCAGACTGATATCGTGGCTGGCGGGCAGGCCGGTGGTGGTGTCGAAACTGTAATCGGTCTGATAATCGGTCTTCAGGCGTCGCCCCAGATAGGTGCTCGACACCGAGCCGTTCGCGCGATAGTCGCGGTCGTGTTCGGTGTGGGCCAGGCCGAGCTTGTGGCGCCACCGGCCATCGGCCATGGCATAGCGGGCCTCGGCGCGTGCGAAGCTCTGGGTGCCGCGGGTCTCTTCGTCGCCGTCGACGGGCAGGGTGGAATAGCCATCACCTTCAGCATGATAGCGCAGGGTTCTGCCAACCAGGGCGAATTCCAGATCCTCGGTCGGCCGCCAGCCGAATTTCGCGAAGGCCGATCGGTTGCGATAGCCGTCGGTCTCAGGATTGCCCGCCCGCTCGTCGGCGACCGAGATGCCGTCGGTGCGGAAGCTCTGCACCGAGACCATGCCGTCGAAGATCTCGTCGCCATAGGACAGGCTGCCAGCCGCCTCGCGGGTCTCGAAGCCGCCGGCCTCGGTCCGCAGACTGCCCGACAGCGGGCCGGCGCCGCGCTTCGTCGTGATGTCGATCACCCCGCCCATGGCGTCCGATCCGTACAGCGCGCTCTGGGGGCCGCGCAGAACCTCGATCCGCTCCACCTCATAGGCCAGCAGATGGGCGAAATCGAATTCCGAGCCGGCCGACGGGTCCGATACCTCAATGCCGTCGATCCGCACCAGGGTCTGATTGCCTTCCGATCCACGGATGCGGATCTGCGACAGGCCACCGACCGAGCCGGTGCGGCTGACCGCGACGCCGGGCACCAGCCGCAGGGCGTCGTCGACATGGCGGATCTGAAGCGCGTCGAGCTGCTCGCCGGTGATGACCGTCACCGCACTGCCGATCGCGGCCAGCGGCGTGGGCGTGCGCGCGGCCGACACCGAGATCGGGCCGAGCGGTGTGACCTCGTCATCGGAGGCAGCCTGTGCAATGGGGGACGACAGGCCGGCGGCGAGCGCGGCTGTCAGAATGGCGGCCGTGGTGACATGGCGGTTGGCTGGCTGGCGGCGGACGGAGTCCGGGCGGCGGACGTGGGCAGTGGTATCAGGCACCGATAGACCTCGTTCAGCAACGTCGACCGGTCACTGCGAACGAGGCCAGCATGGTATGCGGCTTTGTGCCTGTTGGAACCGTGCCTGAAGGAAGACGGGTGTCCGGGGGCCCTGACGCCGCCACCGCTTGCAAAAACCCATCGGTACACCCCGCCCGACGTGCTCGCCCGTGACCGCGAATGACGGCAGGTCTCCTGGCTCGCAGGTCATCGCACCGCCATCGCCTTCCCGGCCTCGATGGACCAGTGGCAGTCAGGATGGGGCACTCGCTGCTTACAGTTGCGGGGGCAGCCGCGGAATTGCGATCGCCGGCTTCGGCCGTGATCGCGCACCGCATTCCCTTTTCATCCCCGACCGACCAGGTCGATCGCGGACACCATCAGTGGCGCCATGGTTGCGCAATCGGGGTGCGTCTGGCAAGAGCATATCGCAGGGCGTCAGGGCGTCAGGGCGTTTCGCGATGGCGGGCCGGCCAGCCACGGACATGGCGGTCCTGGCGACTATTTGCCCGGCATCCGGCGCAGAAGCGCATCCGCCCAGGATGCCGGCAGGGCTGCCAGCAGCCAGACCACCGCGGCCAGTTGCCAGGGAAAGGCGATCCGGGCGCGATTGCGACAGAGTCCCCGGCGGATGATGGCGGCGGCGCGATCGGCCTCCATCAGGTACGGCATCGGAAAGCGGTTGCGCCCGGTCATCGGTGTCCGCACGAAGCCCGGGCAGACGACGGACACATGCAGGCCGCCCTTGGCGAGGCGCGGTCGCAGACCTTCGCCCCAGGCCTTGACGGCGGCCTTTGATGCGGCATAGGCGGGGGCACCGGGCTGGCCGCGATAACCGGCCAGGCTTGAGATGATCGCAATCGCCCCGCGTCCCCGGCCCAGCATCAGATTGGCGGCCGGCAACACGGTATTGACCACGCCGTCGACATTGACCGCGAAGATCGCGCGCGTGACATCGGCCGAAACGGTGCCGCCCGATGCCGCCTCGTTTCCCGATATGCCGGCATTGGCGATGACCAGATCCAGGGGAAAGGTCGTGTCGGCGCGGGTGAGCCAGTCTGCCATGGCCCCGGCATCGGTCACGTCGAACAGGGCCGTGTCGACCGTGGCACCGCTGGCGCGGGCGGCGGCGGCCACACTGTCCAGGCGGGCCGCGTCGCGTCCGTGCAGCGCCAGCCTGACGCCCGGCGCGGCATAGGCCCGGACCAGTGCGGCGCCGAGCCCGCTGGAAGCACCGGTGATGGCGATGTGGCGGGGCGACAGGTGGTCGCGTGGCGGGCGGGTCGCGTCGGACATCTGTGGCAATCGCTGCTTGGCGGGGGCTTGCGGGGTTCGTATAGTCCGCCGATCATCGCTCATCCTCAGGAGATTGGCCATGGCGCTCGCCAGCATGACGGGATTTGCCCGCGCCGACGCCGGCGATGCGCGCTACCGCTGGAGTTGGGAGGTCAAGAGCGTCAATGGCCGCTCGCTGGATCTCCGCATCCGCCTTGCCGCCGGCTTCGATCAGTTCGAGCCGGTGATCCGCCGGGTGGCCCAGGACCGGCTGCGGCGCGGCCATGTCAGCGTGCAGCTTGCGATGGTGGTCCATGCCCGCGGCACCCGGCTGCGCCTGGACCCGGATGTGGCCGACGGGCTGGGCGAGGTGATCGCCGATCTGCAGCGGCGTTTTCCCAAGGCCAAGGCGCCGCGGATCGATGGTCTGCTGCGCGTGCCCGGCTTGATCCAGGCCGTGGAGCACGAGGAAAGCGAAGCCGCCCGCGCCACCCGCGAGCACGCGATGACCGACAGCCTGATCGTGGCCTTCGACCGGCTGGTCGCGGCGCGCGCCCAGGAAGGTGCCGCCCTCGCCCGGCTGATCGACGAGCATATCGATGCGATCGGCGGCCTGATCGCCGATGCCCGGGCGACCGCCGCCGCCCAGCCCGAGGTGATCCGCAACCGGCTGGACGATCTGATCCACAGCCTGCTGCACGACCGCGCCGGCCTGTCGGAAGACAGGATCATCCAGGAAGCGGCCGTGCTCGCCGCCAAGGCCGATATCCGCGAGGAACTGGACCGGCTGGATGCCCATGTCGCCCAGGCACGGGCGCTGTGTGCCGACGACGAACCGGTCGGCCGTCAGCTCGATTTTCTGGCCCAGGAGTTCAACCGCGAGGCCAATACGCTGTGCTCGAAATCCTCGGACACCACGCTGACCCGCATCGGGCTGGCGCTGAAGACCCGGATCGACCAGTTGCGCGAACAGATCCAGAATGTTGAGTAAGATCCTTCATATAAAAGGATCTTTTGGAATGATGGAAGCGAGACACGTGATGCAGACTGCCGGACCGGCCCAGGTGTGGGCATGAGTGATGCCGCCACCACCAGCCGCCGCCTTCCCCATGACCGGCGCCGTGGCCTGATGCTGGTGCTGTCATCGCCATCGGGCGCCGGCAAGACCACCCTGTCGCGGCGGTTGCTGGCCAGTGATGACGATATTGCATTGTCGGTATCGGTGACCACGCGCGCGAAGCGGCCGGGTGAAGTGGATGGGGTGGATTATCACTTCATCGACAAGGCGGCGTTCCAGCGGATGGTCGGTGACGATGCCCTGCTGGAACATGCGACCGTGTTCGAGAACAGCTATGGCACCCCGCGCGCGGCGGTGGAGGCGACATTGGCATCCGGCCGTGACGTCCTGTTCGATATCGACTGGCAGGGCACTCAGCAGCTGGCAGATCGGGCGCGCGACGATCTGGTGACGGTCTTCATCCTGCCGCCGTCGATCGTGGAACTGGAACGCCGGCTGACCACCCGTGCCCAGGACAGCGCCGAGGTGGTGGCCAGGCGGATGGCCAAGGCGGCTGATGAAATGAGCCACTACGCCGAATACGATTATGTGCTGGTGAACGATGATGTCGATCGCAGCCTGGCCAATCTGGAGGCGATCCTGCGCGCGGAGCGCCTGCGCCGCAAGCGCCAGCTCGGCTTGAGCGGTTTCGTGAATGGCATGCGTGAGGATGCCGGTCGCTGAGCTTCGCTCTGTTGACCGTCAATCAGATCGGTCTGACCACAAACGACTGATGGCCCGCATCGGATATCCGGTGCAGGCCATCAGTGCGGTGTCGGGCAGGGCAGTGGCTCAGGCGAGCCCGAGCGCACCGCGTACCGCCGGCGACAACTGCACGACGAAATAGAGCACATAGGCAGCCAGGAACACACCGGCCTCGCGCCTGCCGATCCGCCAGCCGGTCCAGGCGAAGACCAGCAGCAGCCCGGTTGCCGCCGCCATCACCCAGATGTCGAGCGCCAGCACCTCGGGCGGGATGGCGATCGGCTGGACCAATGCCGTGACGCCGCCGATGCCGAGTGCGTTGAAGATATTGCTGCCGATGATATTGCCGAGGGCGACATCGCCATGCTTGCGCAGCGCCGCCATCACCGAGGTGACCAGTTCCGGCAGCGAGGTGCCGACGGCAACCAGGGTGAGGCCGATCACCGCTTCGGACAGGCCGAAGGTCCGCGCCACCTCGACCGCGCTTGAGATCAGGAAATTCGCCCCGAGCATCACGCCGGCGATTCCGATGGCTGTGATCAGCAGGCTGCGGCCGATACTGGCGGTTTTCACCGGCTCCTGATCTGCCACATAGTTCGCCTCGGCGGCGTGCATCCGGGCGGTGGCATCGTTCATCCGCTTGTCGGAGATATAGCTGAAGACCGTATAGCCGACCAGGCCGACCAGGAACAGCACACCGGCGGTCCGCCCCAATTCGCCGCCCAGGCAGGCGAGGATCAGCGCGAGTGTGGCCAGCGTCAGCATGGTGCCGTCGCGCTTGAACGCCTGCGGGGCAACCGCGATTGGCAGGATAAGCGCGGCAGCACCAAGAATCAGCAGGATATTGGCGATATTGCTGCCGACGATATTGCCGATGGCGATGCCTGGCGCCCCGCCCAGCGCCGCCTGAAGGCTTGCGACCAGTTCCGGTGTGGAGGTGCCGAAACCGACCAGGGTGAGGCCGATCACCATCGGCGAAATCCCCAGCCGGGTGGCGGTGCCCACCGCGCCGCGGACCAGAAGTTCGCCACCCAGAAACAACAATCCCAGGCCGGCGGCGAGCAGAAGATAGGTCATGCGGTCTCCCGTGTCGTGAATGGCACCCCGGAGACATGACGACGGCACGCGTCCACGCATGGGCCGCCATGGCTCGTCGCCAATTTCGGCGAGGGATCGCGCATTTTCAAGATGCGCCGTCGGGCATAAGCGCCCGTCGGCCGCGACCGGATGGCGATGGCGTCAGTCGCGGGCCGCAAGTGCCCGGGCAAGTGCGCAGAACCCCTCGACCGAGACCGTTTCGGCGCGCCGCGTGGGCTCGATACCGGCGGCGGCCAGCAGCGCTTCGGCATCACCCAGGCTTTTCAGGCTCTGGCGCAGCATCTTTCGACGCTGGCCGAAGCCCGCTGCCGTCACCGCCGACAGCAGGTGCAGATCGGCGGGCGCCAGCGGCTCGGGCCGGGTTTCATAGATCAGCACCGTCGACGTCACCTTGGGCGGTGGCGTGAAGGCGCGCGGGCCGATGTCGAAGCCTTTGGCGATGCGGAACCGCCATTGTGCCAGCACCGACAGCCGGCCATAGTCGCGCCCGCCGGGCTCGGCGATCAGCCGGTCGGCCACTTCCTTCTGGTACATCAGCACCATGCCGGCGATGCGTTCCGGGCGCTCGGCCCATTGCACGGTCAACTGGGTGGAGATGTTGTAGGGCAGGTTCGATGCGATCCAGCAACGGCCGGGATCGCCCGCCGCATCCAGCAGCGCCCCCGGATCCATGGTCAGCGCATCGGCCTCGATGATCGAGAACCGGCCGGGAAACGCCTCGACCAGCGGCTGCAGGGCCTGGACGGCGCGGGCATCACGTTCGATGGCGATCACCCGGGCGGCGGGGCCGGCCAGCAGGCCGCGGGTCAGCCCGCCGGGGCCGGGGCCCACCTCGATCACGGTGCCGCCGGCCAGGCCGCCGCGGCCCTCGGCCAGTCTGGCAATCCGCCGGGTCAGGTTCAGATCCAGCAGGAAATGCTGGCCCAGCGATTTGCGCGCATCCAGGCCGTTGGCCGCGATGACGTCGCGCAGCGGCGGCAGCGCCTCCAGCCGGGCGGCTGTGTCGTCTGGAATGGTGATGGCGGCAGGGCCGGTCGATGAAAATTCGTCGGTCATGGGGCTCCGGATCAGCCGGCGGCACGTCTGCGTGCGGCGCTCATCAGGCTGGCCAGCCTGATGGCGGCAACCAGGCTGTCGATGCGGGCAATGCCGCGGCCGGCAATGTCGAGGGCGGTGCCGTGATCAGGCGAGGTGCGCACGATCGGCAGGCCCAGCGTGACATTGACCCCGCCATGGAAATCGAGCGTTTTGGCCGGGATCAGTACCTGATCATGGTACATGCCGAGCACCGCGTCATAACCGGCGCGGGCTTCGGCATGAAACAGGGTATCGGCGGGCAGAGGGCCGCGGGCATCGATACCGGCTGCCATCAGCATCGCGACCGCCGGCGCCACCACCGCCTTGTCTTCAAGCCCCAGCGCACCATCCTCGCCGGCATGCGGATTGACCCCGGCCAGCGCCAGCCTCGGCCGGGCAATGCCGAAATCGCGGCGCAACGCCTCGGCGGTGATGGTGGCGATCTCGACGATCAGGCCCGGCGTCAGCATCGCGATCGCGCGGATCAGCGGCTCGTGGATCGTCACCGGCACCACCTTGATTGCCGGGCTTGCGATCATCATCACCGGCTTGATGCCGGTGCCGCAGCGGGCTGCCAGATATTCCGTGTGGCCGGGATAGGGAAAGCCGGCGTCGTAGAGGGTCTTCTTCTGAATTGGATTGGTGACGACGCCACCGATCCGGCCGGCCAGTGCCAGCGCCACCGCCCGGTCGAGCGCCTCGACCACCGCGGTCGCGTGGGCCGGGTTTGGGCTGCCGGGCGTGGCCGGATAGGGCAGGCGGACCGGCAGCACCGGCAGGGCACGGCCAAACACCGCCGCGGCATCTTCGGGGGTGGCGATCTCCTCGACCGGCACCGCGGCACCGATGGCACCGGCGATCATGCGCAGCCGCTCAGGGTCGTCCAGGGCAAAGAACACCGGCAGACGCAAGCCCTCGCGCCCGGCCCAGGCGGCAAGCGTCAGCTCGCCACCGACGCCGGCGGGCTCGCCCATGGTGATCGCGAGCGGCAGCCCGCCCCCGGTGTCAGACGCGGACATCGATGAAGGCCTGCCGGCGCAGATCATGCAGATGACGCTGGGCCATGGTGTCGAGCCGCTGGCGGATCAACGCGTCGCGGATGGCGTCGCGATCGGGCAGGCCGGTGATGTCGCCGCTGCGTTCACAGACCATCAGCACCCGGACGGCACCACCGCCGGTGATCGGCGGCGATACCTCGCCGACCCCGAGATTGATCACCGCCTGGCGCAGCGCCGGGGCAAGGTCACCCACGGTCAGGGTGCCCAGATCGGTCTGCGGATCGGCGCCAAGCTCGCTTGCGATCCCCTCGACCGCATCGCACGAATTCAGATCGGCGGTCGCCGCCAGCAGGCGGTCGCCGATGGCACGGGCGGCGGCGGCATCCTCGGGCACCGGCATGGCGATCTGCTTTAGCGCCACCTGGATCTGCGAGGCATCGCCACCGGTGACCTTGCGGCTGTCGGCCACGGCTACGAGGTGATAGCCCTCGGGCGTGCGGATCGGGCCGGAAACGGCACCAGGACGGGCATTGGCCAGAAACGCATCGATCTCGGGCGACAGCTGGCCGGGCAGAACCCAGCCGACATCGCCCGATTGCTGGGCGGTCACACCATCGGAAAACTCGCGGGCCAGAACCGTGAACGGCGTGCCGGCGCGGAGCTGGTCGAGCAGCCGCTCGGCGTTCTGGCGGACCTCGGCCTCGCGATCGGGCGACGGCACGCTCAGCACGATTTCCAGCACGCGAAACTCGGTCTGGCCGGCATTGGCGCGGATGCGGTCGAGCACGGCGTTGATCTCGTCCTCACCGATCACGATCCGCGGGCGAACCTCGCGCGCGACCACCTTCTCCCAGGCGATCTCGGCGCGCAGTCGCTCGGTGACCGTGGAGGGCACGATACCCTGCGCCCGCAGGCTCTGCTGCAGGGTGCCGGGCTGAAAGCTGTTGCGGCTTTCGATCTCGGCTTCGGCGCGCGACATCTCGTCGGCCGAGACGTCCAGGCCCAGGCGGCGCGCGGCCTGCATCTGGATCCGCTCGTCGATCAGCTGCCGCAGAACCTGCGAGGCCAGGCGCTGGCGGGTCTGCTGGTCGTCGGGCAGCTGCGAGGTCTTGACCAGCATGTCCAGCCGCGCGGTCAGGTCGAAGACCGACACGATGTCGTCATTCACCACGGCGGCAACCCGCCCGGCGGTCTGCGCGAGCGCCTGGCCGGGGGCAAGGGCCGCGGCGCCGCCGAGGGCCGTGGTGCCTGCGAATGCGGCGAGGAGCAGAATGCGCAAGGGCTTCATCGAACGTCCTCTGTGCTCGGTCGGGTACATGTCAGTAAGTTCCGCCCAGCGTGCGCAGCACCACCCGGACCAGCACATCGGTCGAGGGCTGCACATCGCGATCGCGCGAGAAGCTGCGGCGGACTTCTGAAACGATATACAGGCAATTGTCGAAGTCCACGGCCACACCGACGCCATGGTCGATCGACCGCTCGTTCTCAAGATCGCGACGCAGGCTGCCGAAAACCTTGAAATCGTCACTGATGTCATAGCCGGCACTGAAATAGACTTCCTCGCGATCGTCGGCGTCCTCCGGCGACAGTTCTTCATCGGCCTGCAGCAGAATATAAGACAGGTCGAAGCTTGCCTGCTGCACGATCCAGGATGCACCAAGATCGGTCCGGCGCGGCTCCAGCGTGTCCTTGTCGAAGCGGAAGCGATAATACAGGTTCAGGTTCGGGTCGGGTGTGACGACAACGCGTCCGACATAATCCGACACCTTGTCGTCCAGACCGCTGCCCGGCGAAAAGGTGTCGTCGGCCCGGGCGCGCAGCGACTGGCCGATCAGGCCGGTGATCTGGCCGCCATCGCCGGTATAATGGCCGAGCCGCATGCCGTAACTCACCCGCGGTCCGCCCTCGACCCGGTCATAGCCGGCGAAACGCTGATTCTCGAACAGATTGGTTTCGTCGAACTCGAAGTCGCGGCTGTCCTCGTTCGGAATCTTCGCAGGGTTGCCGCCATAGGGGCTGAGCACCGCATGCACGATCGGTTCGATCACCTGGCGTGCCGCGCCGTCGGACCGCACCATCGGCAGGCGCCAGTCCAGCGACACCTCAGGCACGACCCGGCCGGTGGTGCCGTCGAAGGTCCGGGTGCCGTCCTGAACGTCGTCGACCATATAGCCATCGCCGCGCAGGCCCGTGGCGACGGTGTAGACGCCACCTTCCGCGCCGATGAAGCTGCGGTTCCAGCCTCCATCCACGGTCATGCGATAGCTGTCGGTGCCCTCGCGCCGGGTCAGGCCGGCAAAGCTCGAATCCAGGCGCCACTGACCGCCCATCGGCCCGGCGCCGGGGGCGCCGAGCTGGTTCCACTGGGCCATGGGCACGGCGATCGGCAGGCGTGACTGGACCTGATCGCTCCGCAATCCCTGAAACCAGTAGCCGGCGATCAGGGCATAATCGCGGCCGTTCAGCTGCTCGGCATACAGCGTCGAGGTCAGCGTCTCGCGATTCGAAATATCATAGACCCGCAGCACGGTGTCGTCGCCGGCCCACATGCCGTCGAAGCCCCAGCGCCAGGTGCGGTTGATGTCGAAACGGCCGCGGCCGGCGATATAGCCGCGGGTGTTGTCACGATCGACATCGTCGCTGGCATCGGCGATCAGCCCTTCCAGCGAGAAGGCGCCTTCATCCAGAACCCGCCGGTATTCCAGGCCGAGGCCGGCGCCCTGATCCGTGGTCCAGATCGGTGTGACCGTGGCGTCGCTCGACGGGTCGATGACGATGTGATAGGGCACGTCGATTCGGCTGCCCAGCGTGCTGTTCGACCGGTAGGTCGGGGCGAGCACGCCGCTTCGACGGTCCACGGTGGGGTCAGGATGGCTGAAATAGGGGGTATAGATCACCGGAACGCCCAGCAGTTCCAGCGTTGCATCGCGATAGACGATGTCGCGGGTCTGTTCGTCATGGGTGACGGTATCGGCCTTCAACTGCCATAGCGGCGGCCGGTCGGGGGTTTCCTCGCAGAGTTCGCAGGCGGTATAGGCAGCCTTGTCCATGCGGGTGAAACGGCCTTCGCGCGTGCTGCCGGCGGCGGCCAGAAGGGTCTGGTCGGCCAGCCTGGCGCGCAGATCGCGGGCGACCCCCTTGGCCAGTTCCTCATCCAGCTGGGCATAGCTTGCAAACAGCACCGAACCGTCGGGCTCGACGATGGCGACATTGCCCTGCGCGGTCACGATGCCGTCGCGCCGGTTATAGGTCAGGGTGTCGGCGCGCACGATCCGCGGCCCCTGCGCCACTTCCACATTGCCGCGGGCGATCACGATGTCGAGCTGATCGGAATATTCGACCTCGTCGGCCTGGATCAGCACCGGTTCGTCGGACGACAGCGACGGCAGCGCCTGGGCGTGAAGCTGCCCCGGTGCGGCGCCGATGAAAAACAGCGCCGCGGCAGCCATCAGCTCCGCGCGCAGACGAGGAAGACGGCCGGGGCGCGGACGGCGGCGGCGGTTACGAGCAGGTCCGGCGACCAAGGCTAGCCGTCCTCCAGATGCATCAGGGTCGCGATTCCGAACAGCGTCGCAACGCCGGCCGGCGTCCAGGCAGCCAACACCACCGGCAGGCCCCCAGATTGGCCCAGAGCATAGACCACGCCTGTCAGGAAATACAGCAGGAAGCCGGTGAAGACGCCGCCCGCGATGGTGACGCCGGCGCCGCCCCGGCGGGTGAAACGCAGGCCGAATGCGGCGGAGGTGATGACCATCGCCACCATCAGCAGCGGCAGGGCCAGCACGGAATGCCAGTACAGTCGATGCTGAACGGCGCTGAAGCCCGCATCACGCAACTGGGCGATAAAGCCGGGCAGGGCCCAGAACGACATCGTCTCAGGATTGGCGAAGCTGTCGAGGATCTGCTCCCGCGTCATCCGGGTCGGCTGGTCGAGCACCGACTGCGTCACCGGAACTTCGTCGGGTGCCGAGATAACGGCATTCTCCAGCCGCCAATGGTCGTCGGTCAGCTGCGCGCGCGTGGCGTCGATGCGGTCCTCGAACACCTCGTTACTGTCATACCGGAAGATGGTGACATTCCCAAGGTCGGTGCCGCCCGCCGCCATCTTCGTGGCATGGATGACGATCGGTTGTCCGTCCAGGCGCTCGCGCAGCCACAGTCCCCCGGGCCCCACCGACAGCAGGCTGGACTGCCCGCCGATATAGCGTGCCTCCAACGCTTCGTAGCGCGCGCTCATCAGGGCCGCCAGCGGATTGAATATGCCGATCAGGAACAGGCCCAGCAACAGGGCCACCCCAAGCGGCGGCCCCATGAACTGCCACACCGACACACCTGCCGCGCGGGCCACCACCAGCTCGTTGCTGCGGGTCAGGCGGGCGAAGGTGATCAATCCGCCGATCAGCACCGCGAACGGCGCGATGCGTTGAATCTGGAACGGGTTCTTCAGCAGTGCCATGCCGATCAGCGTCACCAGATCGGCCTCGCCATTGCCCGATGCCCGGCGCAGCAGCTCGATCAGATCCACCACCAGTACCAGACCGATCACCACGCCCAGAACAAGGCCGACAGATCCCAGCATGTGGCGTGCGAAATACAGGCTGAGCGTGGGCGAGACATGGCGCCGCGGCGTCGACGGCGCACGGCCCGCGCGCAACCGTTGTGGCTGCGGCAGGACGGGGCGGGTGTCGGTCATGGCGTCACCTCGCGACCGTCCTGGCCGGCCTGTGGCGGCGTGGCTGGAATGTGCCGGATCTGTGGCCGCAGCATCAGGCCGAGCGCCACGACCGACGCGCCGATGATGATCAGATAAAGCGGGACGGCCGCCGTCGGCGACGTGACCACCGCCGATGTCAGGGTCAGGCCGGTCAACTGCACCACGATCATGGCCACCGTCGCCACCGCCACGCGCGTCCAGCGGCTGCGGCGGCTGAATTCGCCGCTGAGCAGGGGGCCAAGCGCGATCAGCGTGAAGGCGATGTTGTAAAGCGGCCAGGCCAGTCGCTGATGCAGTTCACCGCGAAGCTCGGCCCGAAATTTGGGCGGCAGCCCCTCTTCGGGGGTCAGCAGTTCGCCGATGAACCGTTCGCGCCGGTCGGGAATAGTGGGCGCCGCATCGCCGGCCACCAATGCCAGATCCACGGTATAGCGGTCGAAATACAGAAAGCTGACCCGGCCGTCGCCGGACCGTTCCTGGCGGTTGCCGTCGACCAGCACGATCCGCTGACCGGTTTCGGTGGGCACGATACCGCCGCGCGCGGCCATCATGGTGACCGGCAGGTCCCTGTCGCGTTCGTCCTGCACCAGAATGCCGGCAAGCTCGCCCGAGGGCAGACGTTCCCGCACGAAAACCGTCAGTCCCGAAACCGGCGTGTTGAAGCGGCCCTCCTGCAGCAGGACCGCCGCGACGTCGCTGCGGATCGACAATTGCAGCTCGCGGAAATCGCGGGCGAAGACCGGCACCAGATAGCTCGACAGCACATAGCCGAACAGTGTGAAGCCCACCGCCAGGGCCACGGCCGGGCGGATCAGCGCCCAGGGGCCCAGGCCCGCCGCCTGCATGACCACCAGTTCGCGATCCGATATCAGCCGCGAGTAGACCGCGATCACCGCACAGAACAGGGCGATCGGCATGATGATCGACAGGAAGGTCGGCAACAGCAATATCGTCAGCTTCACGAAGGTGAAGGCCGACAGGCCGCGGTTGACGATCAGATCCAGGAATCGCACGGATTGCGTCAACCACACCACCGCGACCAGGCCCATGGTAATGGCAAGCGCCGGTAGCAGAAGCTGTCGAAACAGATAGCGTGAAGCGAGGGGCATGGAACCCTTGGTGCGGTAGAGCGCGTTGGTGTGCGCGGGCTGGCGGCGCTTGAGACCACAACGGGCACCTGTCCCGGTTGGTC is a genomic window containing:
- the lptF gene encoding LPS export ABC transporter permease LptF, translated to MPLASRYLFRQLLLPALAITMGLVAVVWLTQSVRFLDLIVNRGLSAFTFVKLTILLLPTFLSIIMPIALFCAVIAVYSRLISDRELVVMQAAGLGPWALIRPAVALAVGFTLFGYVLSSYLVPVFARDFRELQLSIRSDVAAVLLQEGRFNTPVSGLTVFVRERLPSGELAGILVQDERDRDLPVTMMAARGGIVPTETGQRIVLVDGNRQERSGDGRVSFLYFDRYTVDLALVAGDAAPTIPDRRERFIGELLTPEEGLPPKFRAELRGELHQRLAWPLYNIAFTLIALGPLLSGEFSRRSRWTRVAVATVAMIVVQLTGLTLTSAVVTSPTAAVPLYLIIIGASVVALGLMLRPQIRHIPATPPQAGQDGREVTP